GACTTTAGGAAGCAGGAGTATAACATTCAAATTCAATGCGTCGCCCTCACAAATTACAAACTTGAGGCCTAGTTTAGTTACTTAGTTTGGTGACTGCTAGTAATAATGCTTTTGATTTTGCTGTAATGGTCATCTATCAATTCTTTCCATGCAATCTACTCCCCTTTATGATTTCTTCCAACTGTTGTTATACAACCTTTGTCTTCACTAATGGCTACGTCAAAATTAACTTTCACAAAAGGTGGTGGTGGCGATCCCAAGAGCTACTTCTCTTTGCTACATCACATGCAAATCCCAATACATTATATGATCAGAATATATATCTTATTAATTTGTCTAAATAAAAGCATTTGATGTACTATTTGTCTTATGATGCGGTTTCTTGTCGACCATATTGTATCACAACAAATTGCCACAAATAGTATGAAATTTCTTACTCCTTCCTTGATAGTTGTGGCTTGAATTCTGATTGTGTCATGAACCTCACCCATTTTGATATTGAGTTAaattgcatttcaaaaaatttggaaGGCCAATCCAGCATCCCCTAGCAGGAAGGTGCCCTTATTAGGTCACGTCTTGAGGGGTAAGTTACATATGGTCACCTCTACCCCTTTTTGATTatcagaaaaaagaagaagaagaagttttcAAGGATTTCTTTCTCGTACTTCTAGAATATcgattccttttccttttccttgtaTTGATTCTTTTCCTAATCATTGACCTTGTTGGGATATTTCTCAAGCGATTTTCCATATTAAAAGCTTAATTGTCTCTTTGATCTTTAGTTTTCAAAGCTTCTTCCAAACCTTacttttctagtggattgttctCAATATCTCTAAAGGATGTTACacttgtttgtgtttgatatcGGTTTATAtagctttttgctgaaaatgtCCTAAAATATATTCGTACTttgaaaatgtgaggaaaaaaaaagagattttaaaaaggaaaaattattgaatactccggGAGTACTAAAAAAGTGTATTCTCCCATTTTACATGAATTGTGGGTtctactataaatttaattagtgagactcatagttatgtgagaggagggagtacgcatttatggtacttcggAAGTATTCAATAATTACCCTTTAAAAAGATGtgtataaaagttaaaagcaaaaaacttgTTAAATAAGTTGGAGGCAAACAAACATTTAGACCAATTAgcctttgtaatttttttatacaaaattgtTTCAAAGATTCTTGCAAATCCCTTAAGGCCTATGAGgaaaggataacttccccatttcaatttgcttttatttttgataggttATCATCCGCCCCGACAATGCCGGCAAGACCATCACAAGCTTGGCTTCCTTCGAAGTTGCAAAGTCACTTGACTCCTAGATGGGTGGTGGTTCTTCTTTGTTTAACGCGGCGTGGAGGGGGAGGAGTAAAACACAAGAAACGATTTAAAAATGGTACAGTGAAAGTTGCACTGGTTCAAATTAGtgacttttatattttaaagaagATAAAATTCATGTAAAAATAAGTGAAAGAGATTTATAAGCTAGGCATATAATGATAGAGTATCTAGGTAAGCATAATAATTGCATACCATATTCTGTAGGAATGGTAACGGGTAAGAGATCTCATTACCTACTCTTGCTCCTACACTTGTTTTAGGGGTAGGTGGGATTTtctccaatttcataaataatgtATTGAAGGTTTTCTTAGCttgaatagataaataaaatattttagtaccAGTCAATATTAGTGTATATTTTCGAAATTGCCTCTATATATATGTTTCCAAGAACTCAAAAAATAACTTCATTTAACTCATCATGTATGTATCTATTTCTTCACTAACTCAAAATAACTTCTTTGAACTCATCATTATATTAAGAAAAGcccattatcatttttttgagaaagcattCTCCcaggtttaaaaaaatatccaaaaaatgTATGATTTTGTATTGACCGAAATAGTTGGAGCTTATCAAAATAACCGGTACAATCCAAAACCCATATATAACCtaatagtttctcaaaaaaaaaaagtgtactaGATTTCTGGAGAGTATGGAATATTTTTGCTAATACTATTGTTACGATACTATTTATAACTATGTGGTTTTCTCTCCCAATGCATGCTCCTATCCCATGTTTGGGTGGAAAATTAAATCTCCACCTTGCATCATCCTTTCCATGGGGCGGATTTTCCCTAACTAATTCAAAATGGGCAAATGTTATTATCCAGTATGGTCAATTCCAATCCATTCTTGTTGAAAATTACCCACCCTATTTTATCTTGGCCTCAATTTTAGACGATTCCGCTAAGTTTTAGCTAATATGATATGTTTTGTAAAGATAATCTTAAGAATATCCCtgatttaattttgaattaattaataacttaataTGATATAACATAGTGTAACAAGGATTTAGTATTTttgtgtatataatatatatattcgaATAAAGTTAGCTCTAATCCTAAAATGGTACccgaataaaaaattataaaaatccaaatccagAGTATTAACAATAATTTTACTTTCTATTGACTGAAAGAGGTACTAAAATGGAATTGACAACTTTGTTAGTATCTCTCATAGTCGGATCAAATAACATCCATTCTCACCTTAAGCGTGTTTTTCAACAGTAACTAATATGAACCTTTAGTTTAGACCTTTCCgcacggagagagagagagagagagagagagagagagagagtttctcTTTTCATCAGCAGCAGCTattgtcaactttattttatctTACTCAAAGGTTCCATTGACGGACTGTGAATGTTCTAATGAGTATTTTGGTcagtattctctctctttctctctctccctgtGTCTGTGGCCCAATGGAattgaaaaaaaggaaaagaataataTCTATACTTCTCTTGCACTGCTTCTCTATGAAGTCATTACCTCTTTTACTATAAAGAACATTCTTGTGCTCCTTTTTTTAACTTAATCTTATCTGGGTTTGCTTCACCTTCAatgttcttttgcttttttatttttcgttcCTACTATGTAAGTTGTttactttatttctttatcgttccttcttttttagtttttcaagaatTGTTTTTGAATACtagtttgattaaaaaaaaaaatgatgtcttGGTGTTATAGATCGAACCAGATCCTGCCATCGTCTGAGCCAAGCCGAGTTAGCTGCtaattttgaaggaaaaaagggGGCAAGAAGGTGAATTTTCTCTTCAACCCAGTTCTTAGCTTGAAGAACTTAGTTAAAAGACTGGAGCTTTTGGTGTTTGTATCTAATTTTGGAAGTTGTTACTGGGTTCTGTTTGAAGTGTCCTTGtcgtttttgtttggttttatcTGGGTGTCTGAGTTTGAGTCAAAGGGTGTCAAATCATGGAGATAAGTTTGCCAAATTGTTGAATTTTGGGGATAGTatgataaaaatcaaaattagtgTTTTTCATTTGATGCTTTTTGACTAATGAATTGGGGTTTGTGTAATCTATATATGGGAGTGGGTGTTTGTATCTGAGATTAATACAAGTGGGTCTGTTTTGTTGTTCACTGgtttaaaatgggttttttgcATCTGGGCTTTCTTCCCTGATGGTGAGACTCTTGTCTCTTTGATGGATTGGGTTCTGCTTTGAGAGAGCCTCTGAAGTCTAGAAACAGCTGGGTTTGATTGGACTTGTGTTtaatatcattaatttttcttcaagTTATGATCAAACAAATATTTGGTAGGCTTCCCCGGAAGCCATCTAAGTCGGGTGATAATCGTGAATTTGCTGGATCATCTGACCCTTCATCAAATACTTCCATCAATTCGAGAAACAATGACCTAATCTCGAATAGTGCAACGCTTTCAGGCCCTGACTTTGCTCCAAATTCAGGATATAGTTATGGAAGTAAAATTCCCCAAGTTGTTAATCCAAAACTCAATGGTAATCTAGTAAATGGTCCTTATGAAGCATTGCCAGGATTCAGGGATGTCCCCGGCTCTGAGAAGCAGAACTTGTTTATCAAAAAGCTGAACTTGTGCTGTGTTGTCTTTGACTTCACCGATCCAACAAAGAACCTGAAAGAAAAGGACATCAAGCGGCAGACGTTGCTTGAGCTGGTGGATTATGTTACTTCTGCAAATGGGAAGTTTACTGAAACTGTTATGCTAGAGGCTATAAAGATGGTGTCTGTGAACTTATTTAGGTCATTTACTCCACAGCCccgtgagaacaaggttttagAGGCTTTTGAtttggaggaggaggagccttCAATGGACCCTGCATGGCCTCACTTGCAAATTGTGTACGAATTTCTTCTGAGGTTCGTTGCATCTCCTGAGACAGATGCAAAGTTGGCCAAGAGGTACATTGATCACTCTTTTGTTCTAAAGTTGCTAGATCTCTTTGATTCTGAGGATCCCAGAGAGAGGGAGTATCTGAAAACAATTCTACATCGCATCTACGGGAAGTTTATGGTGCATCGCCCATTTATTAGGAAAGCAATCAACAACATCttcttccattttatttttgaaacagAGAAGCACAATGGGATTGCTGAGCTTTTAGAAGTTTTGGGCAGTATAATCAATGGGTTCGCTCTGCCACTAAAAGAAGAACACAAGTTATTCCTTGTTCGGGCTCTAATCCCTCTTCACAAACCAAGATGCTTACCAATGTACCATCAGCAGTTATCGTACTGCATTACGCAATTTGTGGAAAAAGACTGCAAGCTTGCTGACACAGTCATAAGGGGTTTACTGAAGTATTGGCCAATCACAAATAGTTCAAAGGAAGTCATGTTTCTAAGTGAGCTGGAGGAAGTTTTAGAAGCAACTCAGCCAGCAGAATTTCAAAGGTGTATGGTACCCCTGTTCCGGCAAATTGCCCGTTGCTTGAGTAGCTCACATTTTCAGGTAGTGAGCCCTTTAAAGTTTGATCTTAATCTACTTCAGCTTACACTTCCCATCTTGAAGCTTGCTTTGAAATATTTGGTGTTCCCACTTGCTATTTTCCTGGTTTTTTCCTGTAGTAATTGCAGTTTGAATCTGGTGACATGCCTGGTTATGTTGAAAAATGATGattaatttctttcctttctaaGTGGGAAGAATGCCTTATGGCAAATATAACAGTGAAATCTGAAATGTATAGTTGGCTTTCTCACTTGCTGGTACTTACCTCTGGTTGGTTTTATTGCACTAATTTctttattcaatttataaagCAATGGCTTTATATAAGAAATCTAAGATTGTTGTGATTTTCCAAATATCTTTGCCTGTGTCACTTCTTTTCTGAGTTAGCGTATCAttacttttagttttagatGATAATGTACATATGCAATTTTGGTCTTTGTTAAAATCATAAACATTGATTTTGACTTGTTTGTTTTGgtcaatttaaataaatacattaaacTTGGTCAATGTTATTGATAAATTTAGCTTAAATCGTGGACAGTGGTAATTTGTGTTAGTTATATGTGCTTATCCATTTCTATTAATTTTGTGATGAAAAGAACTACTTAATCATTGCTAGATTTAGTATAAATtaatcttttgtattttttgtatttttttttttttaatatttggtaaCTGAATCAAACTCCTATATTTTATCCCTAGGAATGTTATTAATTGACTAGAATTGTTGGACAGAATTAAATATTGAGATAATGAGTTGAGGAcccctagcaaaaaaaaataaattaattaatgagTTTTGAGCTCAATTGCTAGGGTAATTTTTCTAGtccataaataaaatttcttgaaatagTGGGTAGATTTCTTCATG
This genomic stretch from Quercus lobata isolate SW786 chromosome 3, ValleyOak3.0 Primary Assembly, whole genome shotgun sequence harbors:
- the LOC115982335 gene encoding serine/threonine protein phosphatase 2A 57 kDa regulatory subunit B' theta isoform-like, which codes for MIKQIFGRLPRKPSKSGDNREFAGSSDPSSNTSINSRNNDLISNSATLSGPDFAPNSGYSYGSKIPQVVNPKLNGNLVNGPYEALPGFRDVPGSEKQNLFIKKLNLCCVVFDFTDPTKNLKEKDIKRQTLLELVDYVTSANGKFTETVMLEAIKMVSVNLFRSFTPQPRENKVLEAFDLEEEEPSMDPAWPHLQIVYEFLLRFVASPETDAKLAKRYIDHSFVLKLLDLFDSEDPREREYLKTILHRIYGKFMVHRPFIRKAINNIFFHFIFETEKHNGIAELLEVLGSIINGFALPLKEEHKLFLVRALIPLHKPRCLPMYHQQLSYCITQFVEKDCKLADTVIRGLLKYWPITNSSKEVMFLSELEEVLEATQPAEFQRCMVPLFRQIARCLSSSHFQVAERALYLWNNDHIENLIRQNRKVILPIIFPALEKNGRNHWNQVVQSLTINVRKIFSDVDPELFEECLRQFQEDEAKVEEIKTKQETIWKRLEEIAASKAASSEALLNPHTITTETSLN